One genomic segment of Arthrobacter sp. JZ12 includes these proteins:
- a CDS encoding alpha/beta fold hydrolase → MGRHSGHLVEGTDPRISVSVYEPATASELRPVLLLHGFASSAKLNWIDSGWVRALTEAGRTVITMDLPGHGASAAPEEMDAYSPSRIRADLLQILQDAHVHPIVENQPATGVDIIGYSLGSRLAWEFGATQPELVHRMVLGGPGSGDPLAAFDLAAAQRFLSDGTPINDKSTQELLRMAQLIHTNDIFALLTMVEAIKREPYIPAEAVPRMPLLLVAGDADERAETMPELAALSGQAEVLWLPGRTHANAVTSRAFKEAALEFLGR, encoded by the coding sequence ATGGGACGTCACAGCGGCCATCTGGTTGAGGGCACGGACCCACGAATCAGCGTGTCAGTGTACGAGCCGGCCACCGCCAGTGAGTTGAGGCCGGTCCTCCTCCTGCATGGCTTCGCATCATCGGCGAAGCTTAACTGGATAGATTCGGGCTGGGTGCGCGCCCTTACCGAGGCGGGCCGCACGGTGATCACAATGGATCTTCCGGGGCACGGGGCCAGCGCCGCACCCGAGGAAATGGATGCCTACTCCCCCAGCCGCATCCGCGCCGATCTTCTGCAGATCCTCCAGGATGCCCACGTCCACCCGATCGTCGAGAACCAGCCGGCGACGGGCGTCGATATCATCGGCTACTCCCTGGGATCGAGGCTCGCCTGGGAGTTCGGCGCCACCCAGCCCGAGCTGGTCCACCGCATGGTACTCGGCGGCCCCGGAAGCGGCGACCCGCTCGCAGCCTTCGACCTTGCCGCCGCGCAACGGTTCCTAAGCGACGGGACTCCGATTAACGACAAGTCCACACAGGAGCTGCTGCGCATGGCGCAGCTGATACATACCAACGACATCTTCGCGCTCCTGACCATGGTCGAGGCGATCAAGCGCGAGCCCTACATCCCCGCAGAGGCCGTACCGCGCATGCCCCTGCTTCTGGTTGCCGGGGACGCGGATGAGCGCGCAGAGACAATGCCGGAACTTGCAGCCCTGAGCGGGCAGGCAGAAGTGCTCTGGCTGCCCGGGCGGACTCATGCAAACGCCGTAACCTCGAGGGCCTTCAAAGAGGCGGCACTGGAGTTCCTCGGCAGATAG
- a CDS encoding serine/threonine-protein kinase, with protein sequence MDELLAERYQPVELIGTGGAASVFRALDRNLGRDVAVKVFNPTTSDDDDYRRQHTETLLLSTLNHPGLVTLHDAGLQDDGSGKTTSFLVMELVDGLDLRKLLKSGPLAPEHVAQLGADLADALAYIHAKGVIHRDVKPANILMYHSGEHDTRLYPKLTDFGIARMVEATQSTAHGATIGTANYLSPEQAAGTTVEPRTDIYSLGLVLLECLTGEKAFPGPIVEAAVARLLRDPEIPESLGPDWVDLLSRMTARDPQARPDAHEVAVALRAMESEKDDDGGEPLPPMPQLDAKPDIPEVVTGGVTTGNVHIPEPPSRAPSLG encoded by the coding sequence GTGGATGAACTCCTGGCCGAGCGGTATCAACCCGTTGAGTTGATTGGTACCGGCGGCGCAGCATCGGTGTTTCGGGCACTGGACCGGAACCTCGGCCGGGATGTCGCAGTCAAGGTTTTCAACCCCACCACCTCGGACGACGACGATTACCGTCGCCAGCACACCGAGACACTGCTGCTCTCAACCCTGAACCATCCTGGTCTGGTGACGCTTCACGACGCCGGCCTGCAGGATGACGGCAGCGGAAAGACCACCAGTTTCCTGGTTATGGAGCTGGTGGACGGGCTGGACCTTCGCAAGCTGTTGAAGTCCGGGCCGCTTGCTCCGGAGCACGTGGCCCAACTGGGCGCTGACCTCGCCGATGCGCTCGCCTACATTCACGCCAAGGGTGTCATCCACCGCGACGTGAAGCCGGCAAACATCCTGATGTATCACTCGGGTGAACACGACACACGCCTGTACCCCAAGCTGACCGACTTTGGCATCGCCCGGATGGTTGAGGCAACCCAGTCCACAGCGCACGGCGCAACCATTGGAACGGCCAATTACCTCAGCCCGGAACAGGCTGCGGGCACAACGGTGGAACCACGCACAGACATCTACTCGCTGGGACTCGTGCTCCTGGAGTGTTTGACCGGCGAAAAGGCTTTCCCTGGACCGATTGTCGAGGCCGCTGTGGCCCGCCTGCTCCGGGATCCGGAAATCCCCGAATCCCTCGGTCCCGACTGGGTTGATCTCCTTAGCCGCATGACTGCGCGGGATCCCCAGGCGCGTCCCGACGCCCATGAAGTGGCTGTGGCCCTGCGCGCCATGGAGAGCGAGAAGGACGACGACGGCGGCGAACCGCTTCCGCCCATGCCGCAGTTGGACGCCAAGCCCGATATTCCGGAGGTTGTCACCGGCGGTGTCACCACGGGCAATGTCCACATACCGGAGCCGCCTTCGCGTGCTCCGTCACTCGGCTAG